Proteins encoded in a region of the Nocardia asteroides genome:
- a CDS encoding amino-acid N-acetyltransferase, translated as MVRRARTSDVPEIKHLIDVYAGRILLEKNLVTLYEAVQEFWVAELDGRVVGCGALHVLWADLGEVRTVAVHPDVKGTGVGKLIVQRLITVARELELQRLFVLTFEVEFFGRHGFVEIDGTPVTAEVYAEMCRSYDTGVAEFLDLSYVKPNTLGNTRMLLTL; from the coding sequence GTGGTCCGACGCGCGCGCACCTCCGACGTGCCCGAGATCAAGCACCTCATCGACGTCTACGCAGGCCGGATCCTGCTGGAAAAGAACCTGGTCACCCTCTACGAGGCGGTGCAGGAGTTCTGGGTCGCCGAACTGGACGGGCGCGTCGTCGGCTGCGGCGCGCTGCACGTGCTGTGGGCCGACCTCGGCGAGGTGCGCACGGTCGCGGTGCACCCCGACGTCAAGGGCACCGGTGTGGGCAAGCTCATCGTGCAGCGGCTGATCACGGTGGCCCGTGAACTCGAGTTGCAGCGGCTGTTCGTGCTGACCTTCGAGGTGGAGTTCTTCGGCAGGCACGGGTTCGTCGAGATCGACGGCACGCCGGTCACCGCGGAGGTGTACGCCGAGATGTGCCGCTCCTACGACACCGGCGTGGCCGAGTTCCTCGATCTGAGCTATGTGAAGCCCAACACCCTCGGCAATACTCGGATGCTGCTGACGCTTTGA
- a CDS encoding YciI family protein has translation MPIFAVHYVYSEATAADRDVHRPEHRAWLAGLLESGVLLSSGPYPDGSGALLIFRAEDAGRLKDLLARDPFARESLIDDVRAVEWAPVFGAFASSSSG, from the coding sequence GTGCCGATCTTCGCCGTCCACTACGTCTACTCCGAAGCCACGGCCGCAGACCGGGACGTCCACCGTCCTGAGCACCGGGCCTGGCTGGCCGGTCTGCTCGAGTCCGGCGTCCTGCTCAGCAGCGGTCCGTACCCGGACGGCTCCGGAGCGCTGCTGATCTTCCGCGCGGAGGACGCGGGCCGCCTGAAGGACCTGCTCGCGCGGGATCCGTTCGCCCGGGAGAGTCTCATCGACGATGTGCGCGCCGTCGAATGGGCCCCGGTTTTCGGCGCCTTCGCGTCCTCCTCCAGCGGCTAA
- the pgsA gene encoding CDP-diacylglycerol--glycerol-3-phosphate 3-phosphatidyltransferase has protein sequence MSVQPDETDRPWSAPAPVRPGFAQAETEAPLLNIANVLTMLRIAIVPLFVVALFVGDGHETGWRITAAALFGVAAITDRFDGQLARKYGLVTDFGKLADPIADKALIGSAVIGLSVLGDLAWWITVVICGREIGVTLLRLLVVRRGVIPAGRGGKLKTLVQSLAIAMLLLPLSGWVGEIGMALMYLAVLLTVVTGLDYVGQAARVWFAGGPGRARGL, from the coding sequence ATGAGCGTGCAACCCGACGAGACGGACCGCCCCTGGAGCGCGCCCGCCCCGGTCCGGCCGGGTTTCGCCCAGGCCGAGACCGAAGCGCCGCTGCTGAACATCGCGAATGTGCTCACCATGCTGCGCATCGCGATCGTGCCGCTGTTCGTCGTCGCCTTGTTCGTCGGCGACGGTCACGAGACCGGCTGGCGGATCACCGCCGCCGCGCTGTTCGGTGTGGCCGCGATCACCGACCGATTCGACGGGCAACTGGCTCGCAAATACGGCCTGGTGACCGATTTCGGCAAACTGGCCGACCCCATCGCGGACAAGGCGCTGATCGGGTCGGCGGTGATCGGGCTGTCGGTGCTCGGTGATCTGGCCTGGTGGATCACGGTGGTGATCTGCGGCCGCGAGATCGGCGTGACGCTGCTGCGGCTGCTGGTGGTGCGGCGCGGCGTGATTCCCGCCGGGCGCGGCGGCAAGCTCAAGACGCTGGTCCAATCGCTGGCGATCGCCATGCTGCTGCTGCCGCTGTCGGGTTGGGTCGGCGAGATCGGTATGGCCCTGATGTACCTGGCGGTGCTGCTGACCGTGGTGACCGGGCTGGACTACGTCGGCCAGGCGGCCAGGGTGTGGTTCGCGGGCGGACCGGGGCGGGCGCGCGGCCTATGA